Proteins found in one Cryptosporangium minutisporangium genomic segment:
- a CDS encoding alpha/beta hydrolase — protein sequence MVELDDLRDARLSAVESTGAAWRKLAVRFKVVEDDAVSDLIGPLHHHSRWEGTAAQAAYRHLDGVNEGFGLLAEQARAVGALIDAAASRFATLQRQLDDLEQEARAAGARVRADGSVEPPYLTATESADDLSALAAARRNNETAQAFADRVAAVLAEATRLDEEYASALTRYIHPPSGVMSPSEVLNAARDAKDNAKLLGADKSTIPEGKSAWTINEWWQGLTADQRQAYLTAYPAELGRLNGIPAVDRNAANRAQLHRHLAEVEQKATEFGSATDQGWRDRVAHDRRTTERLLQRLEESEYGTEDTPVPLYLLGYAPGAVGNPDAGRAIVAVGNPDTATHVTTFVPGVATDMDDVPGLMLNRAIPLQVEADSLTPSVPGDVSVIAWLDYDAPENFQPWKPGGEGNLSLAGHERADQGAARLDAFLNGLHATHQGEGHYTALGHSYGSTVVGTAASSGDGLAVDDIIAAGSPGMRVAEAGDLNLDRNHVWAGAAPDDPIVNWTADSAHGVSPANPEFGANRFHVDTHGHGNYWMEGSTSLRNQAAVVTGQYDLLQQTPGALDHTSDEGWNYRQARIRGESVDPP from the coding sequence ATGGTCGAGCTGGATGACCTGCGCGATGCCCGTCTGTCCGCGGTCGAGTCGACGGGTGCTGCCTGGCGGAAGCTCGCTGTACGTTTCAAGGTGGTGGAGGACGACGCGGTCAGCGACTTGATCGGTCCGCTGCACCACCACTCGCGCTGGGAGGGGACTGCGGCGCAGGCGGCTTACCGCCATCTCGACGGCGTCAACGAGGGCTTTGGTCTGCTGGCCGAGCAGGCGCGGGCGGTCGGCGCGCTGATCGATGCGGCAGCGTCGCGCTTCGCGACCCTTCAACGGCAACTGGACGACCTCGAGCAGGAGGCCCGCGCGGCCGGAGCGCGTGTCCGCGCCGACGGGAGCGTCGAGCCGCCCTACCTGACCGCTACGGAGTCGGCCGATGACCTGTCGGCCCTGGCCGCGGCGCGCCGGAACAACGAGACCGCCCAGGCTTTCGCCGACCGGGTCGCGGCTGTCCTGGCCGAAGCGACTCGGCTCGACGAGGAGTACGCCTCCGCGCTCACCCGGTACATCCATCCGCCCAGCGGGGTGATGAGCCCGTCCGAGGTGCTCAACGCCGCCCGGGATGCGAAGGACAACGCGAAGCTGCTGGGCGCGGACAAGTCGACGATCCCGGAGGGCAAGTCCGCGTGGACGATCAACGAATGGTGGCAGGGTCTGACGGCCGACCAGCGACAGGCCTATCTGACCGCCTACCCCGCCGAGCTCGGACGGCTCAACGGCATCCCGGCGGTCGACCGCAACGCCGCGAACCGGGCTCAGCTGCACCGGCACTTGGCCGAGGTCGAGCAGAAGGCCACCGAGTTCGGGTCCGCCACCGATCAAGGGTGGCGTGACCGGGTCGCTCATGACCGCCGGACCACCGAGAGGCTCCTCCAGCGGCTCGAAGAGTCCGAGTACGGAACCGAGGACACGCCCGTTCCGCTCTACCTGCTGGGGTATGCGCCGGGTGCGGTGGGGAATCCGGACGCGGGCCGGGCGATCGTCGCGGTGGGTAACCCCGACACCGCCACCCACGTCACGACGTTCGTGCCGGGTGTCGCCACCGATATGGACGACGTACCGGGCCTCATGCTCAACCGTGCCATTCCGCTCCAGGTAGAAGCGGACTCCCTCACGCCCAGCGTTCCCGGTGACGTCTCGGTGATCGCGTGGCTGGACTACGACGCGCCGGAGAACTTCCAGCCCTGGAAGCCGGGTGGAGAAGGCAACCTGTCGCTCGCGGGCCATGAGCGCGCCGATCAGGGCGCGGCCCGGCTCGACGCGTTCCTCAACGGCCTGCACGCCACGCACCAGGGGGAGGGCCACTACACCGCTCTGGGGCACAGCTACGGATCCACGGTCGTGGGCACCGCCGCCAGCTCCGGGGACGGCCTGGCCGTCGACGACATCATCGCCGCTGGCAGCCCCGGCATGCGCGTCGCCGAAGCCGGTGACCTCAATCTCGACCGGAACCATGTTTGGGCCGGAGCCGCACCCGACGACCCCATCGTCAACTGGACCGCGGACTCCGCCCACGGCGTGTCACCGGCCAATCCGGAGTTCGGCGCCAACCGGTTTCACGTCGACACCCACGGCCACGGGAACTACTGGATGGAGGGTTCCACCAGCCTGCGGAACCAAGCCGCTGTCGTCACCGGCCAGTACGACCTCCTGCAGCAGACGCCAGGCGCGCTGGACCACACCTCCGACGAGGGCTGGAATTACCGGCAGGCACGAATTCGCGGCGAATCGGTGGACCCACCATGA
- a CDS encoding DUF5708 family protein, with protein sequence MDAQKHSGLRNALLTEKKTLISGLATFAVGLVLWLFGSDNHVVLFTPSKLGIILMVIGGLETLWALFKAGRRRPVA encoded by the coding sequence ATGGACGCTCAGAAGCACAGTGGACTCCGGAACGCGCTGCTCACCGAGAAGAAGACGTTGATCAGCGGCCTGGCCACGTTCGCGGTCGGTCTTGTGCTGTGGCTGTTCGGCTCCGACAACCATGTCGTCCTCTTCACCCCCTCGAAGCTGGGCATCATCCTGATGGTCATCGGCGGGCTGGAGACCCTGTGGGCGCTGTTCAAAGCCGGGCGGCGCCGCCCGGTGGCGTGA
- a CDS encoding DUF899 family protein translates to MADQSMPTVVDRATFQSELDRLRVREKAHTHEGDAIAAARRRLPMVEIDATIEVIGPSGPIPFLDVFEGRKQLIGYFHAWWPGRPAAEQCEGCTFFNSQVRELSYVHSRDITYATLCKGPYEESIRYRDFLGLDMPWYSVEKTAPQLLEGRDWQRHHLVCYVRDGERVFETYYTGGRGVEIMAPTHGLLDMTVYGRQETWEDSPEGWPQPWGDAQNPEVWRTNGRPIVQWARLAAGHSDDLGT, encoded by the coding sequence ATGGCTGACCAATCGATGCCCACCGTCGTCGATCGAGCGACGTTCCAGTCCGAACTGGACCGTCTGCGGGTTCGGGAGAAGGCGCACACGCACGAAGGTGACGCGATCGCCGCGGCGCGGCGGCGGCTGCCGATGGTGGAGATCGACGCCACCATCGAGGTCATCGGCCCTTCCGGACCGATCCCGTTCCTGGACGTCTTCGAAGGCCGGAAGCAGCTGATCGGGTACTTCCATGCCTGGTGGCCCGGCCGCCCGGCCGCGGAGCAGTGCGAGGGGTGCACGTTCTTCAACAGCCAGGTCCGCGAGCTGTCCTACGTCCACTCCCGGGACATCACGTACGCGACGCTCTGCAAGGGCCCGTACGAGGAGAGCATCCGCTACCGGGACTTCCTCGGCTTGGACATGCCGTGGTACTCCGTCGAGAAGACGGCGCCGCAACTCCTGGAGGGCCGCGACTGGCAACGCCACCACCTGGTCTGCTACGTCCGCGACGGCGAGCGAGTGTTCGAGACCTACTACACCGGCGGTCGCGGCGTCGAGATCATGGCCCCCACCCACGGGCTCCTGGACATGACCGTCTACGGACGGCAGGAGACGTGGGAGGACTCTCCCGAAGGCTGGCCCCAGCCCTGGGGTGACGCGCAGAACCCCGAGGTCTGGCGAACGAACGGACGCCCCATCGTGCAGTGGGCCCGCCTGGCGGCCGGACATTCGGACGACCTCGGCACCTGA
- a CDS encoding LuxR C-terminal-related transcriptional regulator, with translation MEGSGPTLRPNTMRATVVRRARLAERLDPGAGRRLTVVAAPAGYGKTTLLGTWAGTRERVGWLTLDERDNDPTRFLSSLIGALRQGSGEGELGQGVLAALRSPDVRHPDALIGALVNELARRPSTVDVVLDDYHVITGDAVHRVCAFLVERAPEQLHVVLSGRVDPPLPLARWRVRNELVRLGAADLAFTASEAAAFVRDVMRLDLPRPDLMRLHEKTEGWAAGLQIAALSLRGCANSAGFVESFSGRHRDVFDFLGEEVLDRQPADARRFLVETSILDHLSGPLCDAVTGRSDGQETLERLERENLFVVALDDERRWYRYHHLFADFLRARLGPERGELHVRASRWCEANGALPDAIGHAIAAADHDRAVDLIQRGTDDAWSRGEVPTVLGWIEALPADVVRDQPTLVLQQALALALTGKPDRAERLAASVGCEESVPAGFSAAVRSWCARLRGDLPSAIDLARQALALLPADRGGLRVFAADSLGDALWSLGDLPAAETALADAAAIGRDAGHVYGTLSALTLLARVQSERGRLGRAHATLLRAERYVLQQDMEASSATAAIHLGLAALRYERDDLDAAEEAFRTGVESAERTGNVTDLTWGLVGLSRLEHARHRTDAALGTAARAERVARDYGANPEAVVAAAWMVRLRLRRSELPEAAAAEQTLARHTEAGTPGAEIPGRLATARLLHARGRSRDALDQLRPLRDAAQTADRGRDLLEILVLQALAHAQASMPDEAAATLADAFGRAAPEHYVRTFVDEGPALAALLPRVPGSEELRAAFARQAAPPQAALVEPMTDRESDVLRLLAVGKNNREIAAELFVSVGTVKTHLNNLYRKLGAHSRTQAVARARALNLPSISTFR, from the coding sequence ATGGAAGGCTCCGGCCCGACACTCCGCCCGAACACGATGAGGGCGACCGTGGTCCGGCGCGCCCGCCTAGCCGAGCGGCTGGACCCGGGAGCCGGTCGCCGGCTCACCGTCGTCGCGGCTCCGGCCGGCTACGGGAAGACGACGCTGCTCGGCACGTGGGCCGGAACCCGGGAACGGGTCGGTTGGCTGACGCTGGACGAGCGCGACAACGACCCGACCCGGTTCCTGTCCTCGCTGATCGGTGCGTTGCGGCAGGGCTCCGGCGAGGGCGAACTGGGGCAGGGCGTGCTGGCCGCGCTCCGCTCGCCGGACGTCCGTCACCCGGACGCGCTGATCGGCGCGCTGGTCAACGAGCTCGCACGGCGGCCGAGCACGGTCGACGTCGTCCTCGACGACTACCACGTCATCACCGGCGACGCGGTGCACCGGGTATGCGCCTTCCTGGTCGAACGCGCGCCGGAGCAGTTGCACGTGGTTCTGTCCGGCCGGGTCGATCCACCGCTGCCGCTGGCCCGGTGGCGGGTCCGCAACGAGCTGGTCCGGCTGGGAGCTGCCGACCTGGCGTTCACGGCGTCGGAAGCCGCGGCGTTCGTGCGGGACGTGATGCGGCTGGACCTGCCGCGGCCGGACCTGATGAGGCTGCACGAGAAGACCGAAGGCTGGGCTGCCGGTCTGCAGATCGCGGCGCTCTCGCTGCGCGGCTGCGCCAACTCCGCGGGGTTCGTCGAGTCGTTCTCCGGCCGGCACCGGGACGTCTTCGACTTCCTCGGTGAGGAGGTCCTCGACCGGCAGCCCGCCGACGCGCGGCGGTTCCTCGTCGAGACGTCGATCCTCGACCACCTGAGCGGACCGCTGTGCGACGCGGTCACCGGCCGGTCCGACGGGCAGGAGACGCTGGAGCGGCTGGAGCGGGAGAACCTGTTCGTCGTCGCTCTGGACGACGAACGCCGGTGGTACCGGTACCACCATCTCTTCGCGGACTTCCTGCGTGCCCGGCTGGGCCCCGAGCGCGGCGAACTCCACGTCCGCGCGTCCCGCTGGTGCGAGGCGAACGGCGCCCTGCCGGACGCGATCGGACACGCGATCGCGGCGGCCGACCACGACCGCGCGGTCGACCTGATCCAGCGGGGCACGGACGACGCCTGGAGCCGCGGCGAGGTGCCGACCGTGCTCGGCTGGATCGAGGCGTTGCCCGCCGACGTGGTGCGCGATCAGCCCACGCTCGTGCTCCAGCAAGCGCTGGCCCTGGCGCTGACCGGGAAGCCGGACCGGGCGGAGCGGCTCGCCGCGTCCGTCGGCTGCGAGGAATCCGTGCCGGCGGGGTTCTCGGCCGCCGTCCGGTCCTGGTGCGCCCGGCTCCGCGGCGATCTGCCCTCCGCGATCGACCTCGCCCGGCAGGCGCTCGCACTCCTGCCCGCGGACCGGGGCGGGCTCCGCGTCTTCGCCGCGGACTCCTTGGGCGACGCACTGTGGTCACTCGGCGATCTCCCGGCGGCGGAGACGGCCCTCGCCGACGCCGCCGCGATCGGCCGCGACGCCGGCCACGTCTACGGCACGCTCTCGGCGCTGACACTGCTCGCGCGGGTCCAGTCCGAGCGCGGACGGCTCGGCCGGGCACACGCCACGCTCCTGCGGGCCGAACGGTACGTACTGCAGCAGGACATGGAGGCGTCCTCGGCCACGGCGGCGATCCACCTGGGGCTGGCGGCGCTGCGGTACGAGCGTGACGATCTGGACGCCGCGGAGGAGGCGTTCCGCACGGGCGTCGAGTCGGCCGAGCGGACCGGGAACGTCACGGACCTGACCTGGGGTCTGGTCGGCCTCTCCCGGCTCGAACACGCCCGCCACCGAACCGACGCCGCGCTCGGCACCGCCGCACGGGCGGAGCGGGTCGCCCGGGACTACGGGGCGAACCCGGAGGCCGTGGTCGCCGCGGCCTGGATGGTGCGGCTCCGCCTGCGGCGCAGTGAACTCCCGGAGGCCGCGGCTGCCGAGCAGACCCTGGCCCGGCACACCGAGGCCGGAACGCCGGGCGCGGAGATCCCCGGCCGGCTGGCCACGGCGAGGCTGCTGCACGCCCGCGGGCGCTCCCGCGATGCATTGGACCAGCTGCGGCCGCTCCGCGACGCTGCCCAGACGGCCGACCGGGGCCGGGATCTCCTCGAGATCCTGGTGTTGCAGGCGCTCGCGCACGCGCAGGCGTCGATGCCGGACGAGGCCGCCGCGACGCTGGCCGACGCGTTCGGGCGAGCGGCGCCGGAGCACTACGTCCGGACGTTCGTCGACGAAGGCCCGGCGCTGGCCGCACTGCTCCCGCGGGTCCCGGGCTCCGAGGAACTCCGTGCCGCGTTCGCGCGTCAGGCCGCCCCACCGCAGGCGGCGCTCGTCGAGCCGATGACCGATCGGGAGTCGGACGTCCTGCGGTTGCTCGCGGTGGGCAAGAACAACCGGGAGATCGCGGCGGAGCTGTTCGTCAGCGTCGGCACCGTCAAGACGCACCTGAACAACCTGTACCGCAAGCTCGGCGCGCACAGCCGGACGCAGGCGGTCGCGCGGGCCAGGGCGCTGAATCTGCCGTCGATCTCTACCTTTCGGTAG
- a CDS encoding DJ-1/PfpI family protein, with protein sequence MSRILTRIARVAVYLIAFVVPPVLISVFGVRAAQADRYEPPPAERSAQVTPPAHDPAKPTAVVLLNHGGTEVTDALAPFQVFVESGAFNVYLAAPTKRRATLSGGLDVLPQFSLADLDRRLGGRSPDVVVVPAMWRVGSDGQRPVADWLRKHASGIGTLMSVCDGAEVLADAGLLDGRRATASWANLPKWKKRYPDTQWVQGSRYVQDGTVLTSAGVTSGVVAALHVVRERLGEPAATALSERIGYPDTRLGDEPRIPVDTLSPADRALYVLRAAWTPNKPRIGVVVTEGASEIELASAFDAYPGPSFTSRTTSLGSSPVRSAHGLTFVPRYTVENAPELDRLVVPGREVPPDVRAWAEDSGVRPHYVHVGTTGFPFDATLRDLAEHENVPLARFNARLLEYPTGHLSFTGPGWPVLPLVALVAVGLLGLGTVGALDVVIRRRRKQ encoded by the coding sequence ATGAGCCGGATCCTCACGCGGATTGCCCGGGTCGCCGTCTACCTGATCGCGTTCGTCGTACCACCGGTCCTGATCAGCGTCTTCGGGGTGCGGGCCGCGCAGGCCGACCGCTACGAACCACCGCCCGCCGAGCGGAGCGCCCAGGTGACGCCGCCCGCCCACGACCCGGCGAAGCCGACCGCGGTCGTGCTGCTCAACCACGGTGGAACCGAGGTCACCGACGCCCTGGCCCCGTTCCAGGTCTTCGTGGAGTCCGGAGCGTTCAACGTCTACCTGGCGGCGCCCACGAAGCGGCGGGCGACGCTCAGCGGCGGACTGGACGTGCTGCCCCAGTTCTCGCTCGCCGACCTGGACCGCCGGCTCGGCGGCCGGTCGCCGGACGTCGTCGTCGTGCCCGCGATGTGGCGGGTCGGGTCCGACGGACAGCGGCCGGTCGCCGACTGGCTGCGGAAACACGCCTCGGGCATCGGCACGCTGATGTCGGTCTGCGACGGCGCCGAGGTCCTCGCCGACGCCGGGCTGCTGGACGGACGGCGCGCGACCGCGAGCTGGGCCAACCTGCCGAAGTGGAAGAAGCGGTACCCGGACACGCAGTGGGTGCAGGGCAGCCGCTACGTCCAGGACGGCACCGTTCTCACCAGCGCCGGTGTCACGTCCGGTGTCGTCGCCGCGCTGCACGTCGTCCGGGAACGGCTGGGCGAACCGGCCGCGACCGCGCTGAGCGAGCGCATCGGCTACCCCGACACCCGGCTCGGTGACGAGCCCCGGATCCCGGTCGACACCCTGAGCCCCGCCGATCGCGCCCTCTACGTGCTGCGCGCCGCCTGGACCCCGAACAAGCCGAGGATCGGGGTGGTGGTCACCGAGGGCGCGTCGGAGATCGAACTCGCCTCCGCGTTCGACGCCTATCCGGGGCCGTCGTTCACGTCGCGGACCACGTCGCTGGGGTCCTCGCCGGTGCGGTCCGCGCACGGCCTCACGTTCGTTCCGCGCTACACCGTCGAGAACGCTCCGGAACTCGACCGTCTCGTGGTGCCCGGCCGCGAGGTACCGCCCGACGTGCGCGCGTGGGCCGAGGACAGCGGCGTTCGGCCGCACTACGTGCACGTGGGCACGACCGGGTTCCCGTTCGACGCGACGCTGCGCGACCTGGCCGAACACGAGAACGTGCCGCTCGCCCGCTTCAACGCTCGGCTGCTCGAGTACCCGACCGGCCACCTGTCGTTCACCGGCCCGGGCTGGCCGGTGCTACCGCTGGTCGCGCTGGTGGCCGTCGGGCTACTGGGGCTCGGGACCGTCGGCGCGCTCGACGTCGTCATCCGGAGGAGGAGAAAGCAGTGA